A region of the Acanthopagrus latus isolate v.2019 chromosome 18, fAcaLat1.1, whole genome shotgun sequence genome:
CATCAGTTGTGGATACACGCATAAAGAGATGCCTCCAGGCTCTTATGTGTGCATTATGTGTACAACGACAAGtttaaagagaaatacaaaataacaaaccataaaataattaaaaaaagaaagaaatgaatacAATTCACAATAAGcagtattttgtttgtgtttatgtaggCCTACAGTTTTCATTTAGACATTCAGAGAGGTGTTGATTAATGTCTGCTGTAATTAATGAGACATGCATTCCATGATGGTACTGCAATGCACTGTGAGGTACTGCTTTATAAGGACAGTATGCTTTATTCTGTCTGttaaaatcaaattatattAGCTTATCTTccataaatgtacttttttctAACCAGGCACAGGGTTAATGATCCATACACTGATTTAAGAGCCACATATACATTTTGAATCCTAGTTACACTGCAAGACATATAAACTATAGTCAGATTGCTTTTAGAGACTGAAATAAGTATCCAGCCACATCTTACTCAATATAATAAATCTTTTTCTATAATTCTTTCTGTCATTGCttttataaaaaacacattacaccACTGCTGCCTGGTCATTTAGAGTATTTTCTCTCATTGTCCATCTGTTAGCTGTCATGCAAACTGCAGAATAGCAGCCTGAATCAAATGCTGTAATGCTCGTTTGACCAACTGAAACCTGAAAATTCAGTAACATATTTGTTAGACAGTCATATGGACATGCATGTCCATTACTAGCTGGAGTACTAAACTaatgaaacatttccagagGAGCAAAAAGAGATGAAGCTGGTCAAAGCAGGTGGACCAGATCAAGGTGCTGTCTTAGCTCAGCTTGGGTCATACAGCTCACCCAAATGTTTCAGTGCAGTCATGCTCAAATGCAAACCTTTTAAGCCACTGGCTGATTAATACGtgattcaaaatgttaaaataagtgGGACAGAGTACCAAAAATACAACATACCTAAATGATTATTGTACTTAGACAAACCTTTTGATTCTCAATTAAggttttaaatcaagtcacaACCTTTGGTGTCAGAAAAGAACAAATGTTTGATAATTTGAGCAACTTCAGCAGAAAGCAATTCAAACAAATGATTAGTGCAAATAAGACATTTTTACTTCATCACAGAACACAGAATGTTTTTGCCTGCTACAAAATAACATTGGAAATGATACATTCATTCATCCTTTCCATGTTGTCATTCTACTCCTTCGACGATGGCCCCATCGCATATTTGAGGCGTGTTTGGATTGTTTTTGATCAGCCAGTCAGCTAGCCAAATCTAGTGAAAACAAAGGTGTAGGGTAATGGATTGAGATGTTTCAGGGACCAAAGCTCAACTccatcaaacaaacatttaccGTAATATTCAATGACAGTAAATAATcatccaaaacaaataaatctgaCCACCTGTTTATCTTCAAATATTAAACACTGAACGCTTACACAGGGATTGCGAGGCTTGTGCTTGCAGAGCTCAATGAGTCCTTGTAGCAGGGTTGGGTTCACATACCGGCTCAGGTATTCTTCGGTTGCTTCTCTTGAGGCAAAGGGCTCGATTACAGCTACAGTGAGAAAGCATGTGGCGATGCATAATCATGAGGGTTCAATAATGCATTTCTTTACAAACAATAgtatgtgtgaatatgtgtggtACTTACTATTTGGGAACATGAATTTGATCTCCCTTTCAGCCGCATGAAATGAGTCACTGCCATGGAGCGCATTTTTCAGGTCAGAGGTGCCATATTTTGCTCTGAGGCTGGGCCAAAATACACCACAATCATAAACATGTCTGGCAGGGTGGTTTACATTagataaaaacaatcaatcactATACTAATTCATAATGTCCTGTGACCCACACTCACAGGACATTATGAATTAGTGTAGTGgtttatgtactgtacatgcaaATATTTGTAAACTTGTGCAATGTAAGGggttaaaacacattttatcaagACTACAAagaatattattatcattatcattatcattatcattattattattattattgctattatCAGGGCACTTTCTTAAAACAACATAGAGAATGTACTTGAGCAGCATGTTTGACCCAAACACTGGCATTTTGTCTAGCATAATTTCAGTCACACAACATTTTTGTCTGAATCTGTCTGACCAATGGATCGATATCAATATAGCACAGAAATATTGAATATTGTGACTCTCCTTTGTCTTAGCAGGCATTTCATCTGATTTCATGGTTGATAACAGATTGGCCACGTTTTCATGAGCCACAATCAGTCAAATTGCTCTCCAGTGTAGaggataaaaaaacacatgttccAAAGAGAAATCATACGAAACAACAAAATCCTGAATCAGTACTTCAGAAGTCAACAGACTGACCTCTCTGGATGAGTCTCTCTGGCCTTGATGCTGTTGACGGGCCCTATGAGGGACTTCCAGTGGCCGATGGCGTTGTCGCGGGCCAGAGTGATGGCGATGATGGGGCCAGAACTCATGAAGGCGGTCAAGCTGGGAAAAAAGAGCTTTCCATACTGGTCTGCGTAGAAGTCACTGCACTGCTCAGGACTCAGTTGCAGCCTCCGCTTCTACCGCAAGAATTAAATGTTGGACACTTAAGTGAAATATGAattgatgtttgatttttttagaTCAATAATTAAAGTAAGATTAAAGTTAAGGTTTTGCAAACACTTCAGATCAATCTCTCTAGAGGTCTATTATTATATGCTGTCAGCTATGTGAACGTTTGTGCTGAGCAGCACAATgtcagcgccccctgctggacgAACTATATTCTGGTGAAACTTTTTCTATCGCCTGAAAAAATATCCTGTATTCCTGTACTGCAATTTCTTCTTACATATCAACCAGCAACCTATGCATATAAGGAAATATCTGTAATACATCAGATGTGCTGATGTGTCAGTCCGACCCTTACGCACAATTGGAGAAGCCccttatttgtttttgaagcAGTATTTtataatgaatattaaaaatagCAGCTGCTATTGTCTCAAATATCATCAGTCGGTTTAAAGCCTTTCCTTATCCAATACAGAACCCTGAAGTTAAGCTAGTACATCCTGTGATTTAGACTACACACATTCTTATCACTGAGCCCCCTGATGTATAATCCAGGGCTTAAACCAACCTGCAGGATGAAGAAGCCTGATTTCAGGATAACGTCCTCGATCTCGTCAGCTTTGTGGATGGCATCTGGTTTTATAAGAGCAAGAGTTCTTTCGACATAAATACGAGAACGTGTAGTTTGGTCCATCTGCTCCTGTATGCTACACGAGCATCTGTAGCCAATCAAGTTGCGATATTTTCTGTTAGTCCTTTCAAACTTAACACGAAGTTTAAGTATTATTTAATCAATTTTAACAGTGGGGTTATGTATAAAATCCCATTCAACTGGTTAATATGTAGTTTTAGTTGTAAAAGAAGTCAAAAGAGCGGTGATGCTACTTGCTAACCTACTGCCCGATTTTTGAGTGTTTAGGTTGCTAGGATACCACTCCAAGACTACGGCAAGCCAAGCAGGTCAATCAGAATAATGTACAAGAATGTCAGATCTCTACCTCAGCTATTCACAATTTTCATCTAAACGTTTGCCTTCTCTATCAAGAAGTTGATCATTTAATCACCCTGAGGTGTAAATTTCCCTGATGTGACACTGAAACATTATCAAAAAAGGGGACAAATAGACACCAAAATATACTCATCATGTGTTAGGATagttttatttgtgtgcgtgcattgATATGTAataagtaaaatgaaatgttgcaatatttttggggaccaaaaatattcactaaataaaaaattagatgtcacagaataaacaagtgaaaaacCACAATATCCCAACATTGCTAACTAATTTGAGTAATGCATGTTCTTTCATCCACTGATGTTTAACAATTTGTGTGAATAACAgtttcaaagggaaaaaaaaaaaaactgtcttacTTTTATTTAACCCCTCATCCATAGTGTTCATATCAGTGTATAAACCAAAACAGCATACAGGTTCTTTTCAAAAAgtcttttatttaaagtttcttTGTGGACAAGCTCTTATCGAGTTCCAATGGTGACCTGCCACACTCTGATCAGGTTGTCAGTGTAGCCAGCAAACAGGGTCTGTAAATAGAAGAGGGATAGATCATTACACATATTCAGTCAATTTTTAGTACAGTATTAATAGTCAAGccataaatattcaaataatcGTGTTCTTAGTGCCCCTCATATTTGCAGGACTGTCACCAGTGGACATCAGAAGTTAAAGTGAATGGGTATAATCACTGGGGTTACAACACTTATTCCACCTACTAAACAGGATAGGCAGACGTGAACTGAAAGGCCCTACAGATCTGACTGTGTTTTACCTGTCCATCAGCAGACCATGCCAGCGAAGTGCACTGTGGGGGCTCGGCCTTGCTGTTTGTGctgatcacttcctgtctcagcTCATCCACAATGATCTTGCCCTCCAGATCCTAAATAGAAAACACCAATGGCAGTGCAATCAGTAACTTCTCAGAAGCACATCAATAACTGAAGTTAATGAGCCAAAATTACACAATGGACAAATGGTTCTAGATAAGAGCTCAGAAACAGCCTCTGTTATCATCAAAGAATACAGTTGACGTTTGAAGTTTCGTCATTGCATGTTGCCTTTAGTGCACCATATATGGATCAAAATATAAAGGATGAAGTCTTTTACCCAAATCTTGATACTGGGGCCAGTGGCGGCACACAGCCAGTAACGGTTGGGGCTGAAGCAGAGAGCATTGATGGTGTCACCACTGTCCAGGGTGTAGAGGTGTTTGCCCTCATTCAGGTCCCACAGCATGGCCTGTCCATcctggatgaaaagaaaaaaacacatttataaatagTCAATTTCCAAGGTATTTACATGATGCTTAACAACTGAGGACCAGAGTTTGTTGCATGTTTAATAAATCTTCCACACTAATACAATGATTTCATTGAATGCAGGTTAGACTCAGAAACAGCCTCTTTTGTCATCAATGTTAAACAGATGCTTTGTAAAGTTTCCATCATTGGTAAAACCTGCATGCCGGACTTAATGTAACACTTCATTTGAGTTCCAAATGGGTGAGGAGATCAAAAATCATTCGGCtggaacaataataataaaaaggttTATTTCGTACCCTTCCACCAGATGCACACAGGGAGCCGTCAGGAGAGACGGTCACCGTGTTCAGGAAGCCGGCGTGACCAATGTGGTTTGTCTTCAGCTTGCAGTTAGCCAGGTTCCACACCTAGGACCAAAGAACAGGAAGACTATAGGTCAGGACTCTATACTAATATGAGGACCATATAAACTCCATATGGGTTGAGCCCTCatgaacacaaaaaatgtcatcagtgaGGAGGTCAGGTAATACATGCcaattttttaaatcatcaggCACACAAACCGCTTAGACTTGCTGCTCAAGTTTtcattcaggtttttttttttttttttttttttttttaaatttaacagCTGACAACATACCTTGACCATCTTGTCCCAGCCGCAGGAGACAATGATGGGGTTGCTGCTGTTGGGGGAGAAGCGCACACAAGACGCCCACTCAGAATGACCCTCATCCTGCAATTTGAAGACGAACATGTTTATGTTATGAATGTACAATTATCCAGTAACCCAAAActattgatttatttgtaatGGCCGGATGAAGCTTGATGATCTCCAACCAGACAaggtgagggaaaaaaaaacattttgtttggctgcttatTAGCTACATCAAACCTGAATTACAGGTTTACATTGTTGGTTGAATACTGATAATAAGGTCATAGCGTCGTAGGAAACTAGTGTTGTAAAAGGTAGTTTCCACTGATGATGGTgagctgcatgttttcttttggctTAAACTTGAActgtatttcaaaatgtgtttttagaaaGGGCAGTAGTAGAGATTGCCACCATCAACTTCTAATTTAAAGCAAGGTTGTTCAGTTTTCCAATACACTAGAATCTAGTTTCTGGCCAAAAGACAAAGCTCTACTCACAAGACATCATCACAGGTTGGCAGCTCACCTGGATGGTGTACTTGCAGACTCCAAGAGTGTTCCACAGCTTGATGGTCTTGTCCCGGGAGCCAGACACAATCTGGCGGTTATCAGCGGAGAAAGCCACGCTCAAAACATCCTTACTGTGTCCAACAAATCGCCGGGTGGTGAGGCCACTGGAAAAACATCATACCAAACATTTGGGATGAGCAAAATGCTTACACATCTGAAGACACCCAAGCAAAAGCATGTCTAATATTGCTACAGCTACACCTTGAAGGACATATTccaaaacatttctatttttcattgccagttttctgtgttaatgcaacaaaaaaaaaaatagcactgCAGAATACACATATTCAGGGTTAAAAACTATTCAAAAATTGAGACTAGGCCTCATCCTTCACACAAATATGCCACCTGAacattaaaatagtttataatTCAGTAATAATGAATACAGAGCTGTGGATGCATGGTGCAGCATGAATGGGTGCAAGATTTGGTTAACCACATGTACAATTTACTAGCATGCAACTTTACAGTGCACGTTCTATTATTGTATAGCTGAAAGAAAGATCTGAACGGCAGGACAATGAAATGGGAGACTCATTTATTGATACTTggggtaagaaaaaaaaagcaagaagtTATGATTTtccagaaacatgaaaaatgaggcATGTTATGCAACTTCCATAGGATGAGGTAGGTGCTGTATGCATGATTGGTTTTGCTTTAGGCAAGTTTGAATGGCTATTCTACAAATCTAAAAGCATAGGGGAGCGTAGATGTGTTCTTGTGCCCTCTAATCAGTGAAATTTCTCTTTAAAATTCATTCCATccttattttttacttttagacCAATCTTCGTAGTTAATTATTAGTTTAATGACAAACTTCAATAGTTATGAATATCTTGGATATTATTACAAAACCGAGTTTTATCAAACAGTTGTGATTAACCAGTGTGTACATGCAATTAGGTTAGACTTGTGAATACTCAAAGATTATTTGGCCATATTGCCCAACCTCCATGCAAATTATGTTCGTTGCTTTATATAACAAAGTCGAATCAAGTATCTGGTCACCAAACCCAGGATGGGTGTGTATTAGATCTGACCTATGGTTTGTATGGAGAAAAGCTTGACATAGACCACATGTAGCTTTGCTTTGAGAATCAAAATTGATATCAAGATGACCAAATTCAGAGTTTTAAAGTTCAACAAATCAACTTAAACCCAATTCGCTTGTTATAAAAGGCAATCTGTGTTACCTTACAATAGATCTCTCTGGTCTGATTCATGCATCAAGTATTCTTGGCAGCACTGAAAGCACTATCATACCCAACATGTACCTTAGTTCCACATGGACACAAACCACCTACAGTAAGCATGTAGAGGACTTACTCTACCCTTACTACCCTGGACACCCCAATAAAATGACTAGTGCTGATGAGATTACCTCTCCCTGCACTTACGTGGTGAGGTCCCACAGGCGGAGGGTATGGTCCCAGGCACCAGACAGGGCAAACTGTCCATCTGAGGAGATGACAACATCACTCACAAAGTGAGAGTGGCCCTTCAAGGCGCGCTGGGGGATGCCATAGTTGGTTTCATCACGGGTCAGCTTCCACATGATGATGGACTTGTCTGAAAAACGAACATAAAGACTCATTTCATTCAGGGTGGAGCAGACACATTAGCATGTACAGCTAGCACTGTGTGAGAGCATTTCAAAAGGCAAGCTGTCAGACACTTAGTGAACACTCAGCAGGTTTAATCTTTCAGGGCTTACAGTGGATTGTTGCATTGCCCACAGTTTTGCAACTACACTTGTGTTTCCCCCCGTGTGTGTTAATACACGTGTCTCAAGGCAATGTGGCTTTCTGTGGCCGAATTACACATGACGACACAGTCTTGGCTAGCGTGGCTAACCGGCGTCTTTCTGCTCAGACTTGCTCCGAGCAGCTTTGTGTCTGTCAAACGTGCGAGAAATGTACCTGCTTCGTGGCTGTCACATGCAATATAATGCACATTTTACACCAGTCACTCATACACATACACCAGACAGTTCATCTTACGTTGTATCAGCACGCCGACTAGCTTACTAGAGCTACCGCAGCCATGTTGGCAAAGCCGGCGGAGGAAACCTCACCTCGGGACGCCGACAGAATCATGTCGGGATATTGGGGCGTAGTGGCGATCTGGGTGACCCATCCATTGTGCCCCTTAAGGGTCCCCCTCACTGTCATCTGCTCGGTCATTTTGGCGAGGTTCGGTGGTGCCTTTTACAAGGATGGATTCGGATTTTTCAGAGTCCCTGAAAAACCTAGGTCCTCATTGCATCTAGGCACAGAGGAAAAGGAAGTAAAGACCCGGATGCTAAAACTATGAGGGGGTGAGCAGCCCGCGGAGGATTCTGGGAAATGTGGACTTTACCGTACTCTACCGGTGACATGATTGTTGAACAGGAGAACCGACACAGTCATTATGAAAACTATTCAGTCAACATTGGAagtacaataataataataataataataataataataataataataataataataataataataataataataatgataataataatgataataataaatgtatatatttgttttcatttaaataatgaaatgaaataatttgatGGTAGATCGTGGCtttaatttcaaacatttaaacatttcaaacatttaatcTAAAGTTTTATATAAATTGTACTCAACAACATTCAACTAAATGTGTATTTGATGACAAAATATTGTCAGTCATTGAACTATGTATAATGTAAAATTGTAATAATGCAGGTTGACAACCTATCCATCAGTATTAAGATATGCAACAAAATACGTAAACTTGATAATAGGCtatatgtttaaaaagaagaagaagaagaagaagaagatttgaGCCATACAAGTCAAAATaagaacaataacaacagtgaTTCCCTTAAAACTTAAATGAAAAATTTTCAGCATGAAGTTGTACAATTTCAAAAGCTTTCATAAGATATATTTCcagttgcagaaatgttttcttaaatattcaacatttttgttgttcattttctgtATATCTCATCATATTGAAGGTCTTATTTGTTTAGATAGTCTtgttaaagacacatttatctTAAGggtaaatgtcacatttgtttcatgtaaataaaaaaataacatgaaaccCCTTTTTATACTTGGTCTATGTTGAGTAATGCAATAATCATTTACTTTCCTTTCGATGTATGCTAGTTTATACACACCAGCAAATGCAACATCTGTGTTCAGCCATCTCTCATTGTCTTGTTTACGCCAAGATTTGCCAAAATGTCCTCCTGGCCCCACCAGCACATCTCTTGCAGGAGTTTGCTACATGAAAATATTACTGTATGtcatatttgaacattttgtaatCCTGATATTGAATACCATTAACACTTCAAATATAGTTGTACATTACATTTAGCCTTTTGTAAcaatctcacttttttttttgttgtaaaaactGTATTTCTATTTGATATCCTCTCTTTTTCAAATAGCTAAGATGGATTCACCATAGATGTGTTATGACAAATGTGGCACCAATTTATTAGTCATAAACATTCAACCACAAGGtaatttgatcatttaaaaCTGTCTacaattaaaaacatgacagtcaGAGTTGCTGTAAACAGTTGAAGCAGATGTTAACATGTTGGAAGCCTTTGATCCAGTCCTGACTTTCACATGAGAACAACTGCAACCAATTATGTAACCTGTTGTTTAGTCCTAGAAACAATGAGTGCAGTGAGCTCTAACAATGGGGGACATGTGAGAATGATTTTTGAACatgtttctgcatttgtttgataacatttgtgaaataaaaagcacaatgtGTTGGGTTAACACACCAATGTCTTCTTATGGGGTATATATGAGCCTGATTGGCAAAAGACGGGCTATAAGCAACCCCAGGGTGCCAGGGGTTGACCAGTAAGTGAAGAAACTCGTAATGAATCGAGCGTAGAGAATCTTCTGAACACCTATCTGTGCTTGTCAGTTCTACAACCTGTGGAGTGTATTAACAACTTGTGCAGTGATTTGTCAACGCAGCTATTTTGAATGCATCGGATTTTCCAAGACATGAATCGAAATGGTAAACCCATCAACTTGACCTGTTTTGGCATGTCCCAGAGGTTCAGTTGAGATCTGGGAAATCCACCTCTATGTCTGTAATTCCGGAGTTAAGTTACTGTTAGCGGGTGTTTGGGTGGTCGCCAAGTGGCGTCTACATGAATGCCAGGTTTTCCCAGCATGACACTGCATTGCAGTGACATGATCAATGTTCacctcacctgtcagtggttttattgttgtggcTCATCAGTGCATACCATTTGTACTTGATGTCATATCgatgtcaaataaatgaaactgaatgatTCAACATGGTTATTGTTTAATGGACACACAAAAAGAAGCATCACACTGGAGAGTTTACTTCAGTCTACATGTTTAGTTGACCAGATTTCATGTTATACATTTTTAGACAAGTAATTACAAAAATAGCTTAATTCTTTTACAACCAAATACACAACCAAAAACATTCTCTCAAAGTCAAGCTAATACTGTGATATATGACTTGCTTAAACACCAAACTGTACTCCGACATTTGACCATTAATTGACTCCATACGCCCTAAAAATTGAAACTGACAGAATCtgcaaaagaaataaacagataGTGACAGATAACTGTCAGCTTACATCGAAACCGTTCTGCTTTCATCTTTTACGATTCtcaaataaagtttgattgtCAGCTGTTACATTGAAGCTTAATGATATGCAGCTCGTACATACACAGATGCttacagaaaacataaatgacTGATGCAGTACAGGTTTTAATCTTTCTGAGCACACCCTCTACAGAGACTTCACATCATATTTTCTCCACTGATATAGAAAATTGTGTGTCAGGAATTCAATAGCAGAGATACAGCTGAAAAGAGGTTATGTTACACATGTCATACTCCACTGCAGGGAGATGTGGCCAAAATCACGACTACTGCAACATAACACGAGTCATATTGCTGGCCAGTTAGTGGGTGTGTTATCTACGAACCAGTGTAGCTCTGTTCTTCTCTTACATTGCTTTGCACAAATGACCTAACTGAAATAAGAAATTCCATTTTCACGcatcacacatttgtttttttggttcctCAGAGGGATTCGAACAACAATAATACTGAGCCCgtgtgaaatgtttaaatgttgcagtgtgtgtgtggttactgGCGAGTGGAAATAGAAACCTTTAGCAGCCTGTACTGTGAGTTAATGATAATCAACCGATAAAACATTGTGATTGTTCAAAGGTGCAATAGGTTAGAACTGAGTGAACATTCAAATATTAACATGATTAatagaaaatgaagaaacaatAGTTTTGTCATTACATCAAAGTGgctttgtattgtgttgcagagataactattaaagttagctaacatgctagccCCTGGCCAATTAGTGCCTCAAGAGGTGATGGTCCGATGGGCTAGTTTAACAACACTAATGCTCCCCAAGTGCACTGAGCTCCCAGTTAAGGCAGAGTAAGCTCATAGGACCGCTAGCTGTACTGTGAACTGAGCTTACAAGCTAAcggtagctacagttagcagcagttagcaggttTGGTTGGAGTTGTATAATGACTGCGACATGTGGCCAATtttgacatattgcacctttgaggCTAACAACAGTGGTGTCTAACaattaatctaaacatgtattctacctttaaaaaaacatatttgctgAGTATCATCATAATGTACAACTAATACCAATGTAGACTATACAGAAGTCCATTAAGAAACTTACACACCATTttctgttcatgtctgtgtaaGTTTGTCCATGTGAACAGGAGCAAATAATGATTTCACGCAATCGTTGTCCTGTTTACATGTAGCAATATATTTGACAATAATATGAATACAATTTCTTTTGTCCTAAGATCAACTATAAACAATaatgcatttgtatgtgtgtgtgtgtgtgtgtgtgtgtgtgtgtgtgtgtgtttgtgtgtgtggttttgcaTATGAATACGCACATTAGAGCTTTAAAC
Encoded here:
- the rack1 gene encoding guanine nucleotide-binding protein subunit beta-2-like 1, whose amino-acid sequence is MTEQMTVRGTLKGHNGWVTQIATTPQYPDMILSASRDKSIIMWKLTRDETNYGIPQRALKGHSHFVSDVVISSDGQFALSGAWDHTLRLWDLTTGLTTRRFVGHSKDVLSVAFSADNRQIVSGSRDKTIKLWNTLGVCKYTIQDEGHSEWASCVRFSPNSSNPIIVSCGWDKMVKVWNLANCKLKTNHIGHAGFLNTVTVSPDGSLCASGGRDGQAMLWDLNEGKHLYTLDSGDTINALCFSPNRYWLCAATGPSIKIWDLEGKIIVDELRQEVISTNSKAEPPQCTSLAWSADGQTLFAGYTDNLIRVWQVTIGTR
- the nme5 gene encoding nucleoside diphosphate kinase homolog 5 — translated: MDQTTRSRIYVERTLALIKPDAIHKADEIEDVILKSGFFILQKRRLQLSPEQCSDFYADQYGKLFFPSLTAFMSSGPIIAITLARDNAIGHWKSLIGPVNSIKARETHPESLRAKYGTSDLKNALHGSDSFHAAEREIKFMFPNTVIEPFASREATEEYLSRYVNPTLLQGLIELCKHKPRNPCIWLADWLIKNNPNTPQICDGAIVEGVE